TTGTaagggagaaaaacacagtgtGGTATTATAACAGCCCCCCAACAGATATTACTGcacaaaagcagagaaaagtcAAAGCAGACGTAGGAGTGTCTTCCTGGCAACATGACTGATTCAGGCAGTAAATGACTCGGGGGGGATCAGAGGATTATTAGCTTGGCAGAAAATTCACCATATCGCTCGCCACAGCATGTCATTAGTCGTCGTTACTGGAAAAAATAGAGCTTCAGGcaataaagtaaaatcaaagacaaagaggggaggaaaaaatcaaacataaaataaGATCTTGAGATAATCCAGTAATATTGACATCAAAGTTGAATGACTTCCTtggaaaatatttatatattgctATTGGCTATTTGCAGACATAACCCAGTAAAGCAGGAGGAAGTGATGCTGTGGTGAGGTAAGGCCTCGCGTAAAACGTAGGCAGTGCGTGTCTGAGAATGAGGGAGGGTTGAGGGCAGGGCTCTGAGAAACGAAAGGGCTCTGTGGTGGGACTGGTTGAGTCAGTCAGCTGCTGACTCAGTTTGCAAACTTGTCTCCAGGAGCACGTTGCCAGTTTATCTGACatattgtgtgtaaatgtgtgtgtatctaacCTTTTCTTGTGAGGACCAATCATCTTCATAAAGACAGGATAAGGGATCTCCTCCAGGTTTATCTTTATTACTCTGAAAAGATATAGACAGATGTTAACATTATTAATTTAGGTTTCAGTCTGTCGGTAACTGAATCCTTGTGGTTTGTTCAGAAACTGCTCAAAGAATTACCCTGCAGATTACATCAAATGGAAAATGAAGCTCTGCTCGAAGGAGTGCCTATTCACACCACTGCGGTAATCCCATCCTGGCGCCAGGTCAAAGTTGTTCTGTGATTCAATCATTTCGTCATTTCTTCAGTTTTCTCTACACACCCTTCTTGCCACAGTAGTCTTATAATGGTGTCAGTCCAGCCATCAACAACTCAACAGAGTGCGATCAATCTGGGAGTATGGACTCTGGGACTCACTCCAGAATTAGTCATCCTGGATGTGTTGCAAGGTCCAGGAATGGTGTGCTGCTGTTGACATTATTGTGTTCAGAGGGTAATTAAGAGGGACACCTCCCTCCATGGTGGAACGTGATTTCTGATAAAACTGTGGAGCTGTTTCACCTGAGTGTGATCCGATGTGAGTCATATTGTATTTAAAAGACCTTGTGCACCAACCACACGTTTAGCTTTGCTTACTTTTTGAATGAAAGGTGATGGTCGAAAGATCCCATTTCAAGAAATGTAAATTTTCCAGTACTGTTTGCTGTAACAAATTCACAGAATTTTTAATTGCTTTCAGTAAACAGATAATATCTTAATTGTCCATAACTTAGGGAGGGAGTTGCTTAATTGCCCCATAGCTGATAAAGAAATCCTGGCTGTGTTATCTATTAGCCTGTGCTAATTTCTGTTTAATATTGGCACCATATTTGTGATACATGTTTATCTGAGCTACAAATGGTATTCAACGTAATTTAATTTGTTAGTTTAATGTAGCCTAGCTAAGTATGCTAGCGGTtactgctaacagctaacagagGGTCTGGCATCCCCAGCTAGCTTCACATTAGCAGCTAACGGTTGTAACGTTAATTCAATGGCAGTTAACGTTCACCTACGTTAGCAGCATTTACGTAACTTAAAGTCACTACATCACTAGCCCAACACAAACGGTAGCCAAGTAATACGTTTGATACATCTGGCTTTTCGTCTAGCGCCATCACCCCAACGTCTTTACATTTTTTAGCTGTCAATACTCAACGTTGGCGTTACTTGAAGATAAAAGGAACAGAAACGTTAAAGTTAGTTATTACTAGATTAtataatgctaatgctaatccAGTTAACGCTAATAACAGTTAGCATTTTACGCTAATTTAGCTAAGTGGTAAAATACTAAAGCTAGCTAGTTTATTGTTGTAGCTAACGTAGCATtattaacaacaacaatgttGAGCTAATATAAGTTTGACCACGTCTAAGACGTTTTCTGGTGCCAAAGCTTTAACGTTATTTTATTCTTTAGACTTAAAGCAGACCATAATTCAACATGAGTCGGCGTTCATCTACGGGCAAAAGTCATTTTCTTGTGGAGTATAGTAAGTTATGCAGCTCCCTATTCACATGCTGTGGCTTTCTATATCACAAATAGCTTGTTGTATCAGACAGATCCAACACAAGAAAGTGCCTCTTTTCTATGTACTAAATCAAATGTATCATTGAAGAAGTAGTGATGGTGAAACGGGACATAACTACAGCATCTTTGTAACGCAGCTGAAACAGACCTggtcaaactgcagcagcagtatCGCAGAGCAGAAGGAGCTAAGCGGGCATATACTGAGAAAACCCAGGCCATCATGCACAGAGACAAGTAAGACCCCTCCTTTAGTAGCTTagacagacacattttacagaGATTTAATGGTTTGACTCCATGctaaatacattacattttccTACTCTGTTCATACTCTTAGATTTAATCTATATATTCATAAACATATCAATCACTTGTATTTTAGTCACTGAATGTTTTAGTCATCAAGTTAGTCAGAACTACAGCCATCTGTGCAGAATACTAGCTGTCAGAGGAGAGCAAGAGGAAAGATTAGATTGAAGAGGAAAGCATGTCCAAAGGTTTTGGCCAAGATTTAAACCCAAGACACAAGTATCTCTTTTAGTAAACTTCACTAGTCCAGTTAATACTGAAAATAACTTATGTAGCTGTCAAAGGCATCTGTTCTATGTTTTCACGGTTGTCTAAAGCGTAACTCGCTATATCCTCTGtacgtttttttttaagtttattcCAAACTTACatatgtctgtgtctctttgtgatCAGACGAGAGATCCAGAAGCTCCAGGATGAACGTGAAGCACTTTTACGCAGTCTCAGATTCTCTCATAGTTACTCTAACTGTTGGACTGATGCTAGTGTCGTTCAAGACCTTACTGCCATGCTGGCCTGTGGAGACAAAATAGACGAAGAGCTGGAAGCAGAAAAAGGCAAAGTGGCATCTTTGAAAGAGCAGGTGTGTTTTCTCATGGTCCATTCACAGTCACTGCCACTGCCACAGTGAATTccttctgatttttttttttttactacagtTGACTCTACATGTTGGCTTTGTTTTCAGATTTTGAAATGGGAGAAGTTGTTGGCAGGACAGAGGACTCGTGGGGGACCTGCATGGAATAATAAATCCGACAGCACCTTACTAAAAACTAACCACTTAAtagaaaacaaactgtacagGGTTGGTGTTACACAGAGAATCCACACTACCATAAATCCAAATTAGATTTTTTACCAATTTcaaagatttttcttttgttcttactccactgtaacactgtaatgTATGTTTCTAATCTAGGGTAGAAAATGCTTCAATAACCTGATGCTCAGGAATGGAGAGTTGAGGGAGGAGCTGAAGACACTGCAGGTGGAGAAGAAGCAGTTTTTACATGTTCGATCTCGGCTGGAAAAGGTGGGTTACATCAACTGGTCGTAATTTGCATTTTGCTGCTGACACATCCTACCAATATTCAGCAGCTGAGGGAATACCAAGGAAGAGGTGCCAGGATGATGCTTCCATTTCTCATACTTGTAAATCTtcttgaaatgacaaaaattgAATTAGTTTCCAACAAAAGATTAAACACTATCTCTAGATTTGAGTTTTGGGAATTGTgagttgagatatttcattgtGGGATGGCAAAGTGAAGGGGTATTAAGGAGTAACATTTTAAGATTGTAGACAGTTTAACTCTGTGCTCACTCATCCAGGAGCTGCATGCACTTCGCAAGGACATTTCTAACCTGATGATTAAATGCACTGAAGCCTTCAATACCAGGTAAACTATTCTGCAGCAATCACTGTTGACCCACTGTTAATTTACAGTGCGTATTCAAATTCTTACTCATCAGGTTTATAAAATGAAAGACGATGGATTTCTTTTCACAGCGATAACAGTGTTTACAAGGTAGCAGCCGCTCTCTCATCGAGCTGAGCTTGCTAACTGAGACTGATTGTCGACTTTAAATGccttgaaaacaaacaagaattACACAAGAGTAGCCATAGTCATCTTACCTTCTTagcaatattaataataataattctttccAGCTTATATTCACAAAGATAAAGTACCCCCACTATGTATAACTGTCCAGTTTGTCATATATTTATGGGTACACCTAGTGTGAAGATCCAGGAAAAACAGAGGATGCTGAGTGACCAGGATGTCAAGGATGTGGCTCAGTACATCAAAGAAAGGAGCAACCTGGAACGAGACATTGCCCATCGCAGCAGCTTTGAGGCTTTCCTAGGCATAAAGGCTATTGCACGCAACAATCAGGACATCAACCACAGAAGGGGTAACTATAAATTTAACTCCTGACACACATTTGAAGccataatattattttatagtttttagtTTCAGTTATGTGACTGTACAAAGTTCTGTCCTAATGCTGTTCCAATTAGTGTGGCACTGTGTACTTAATTGGCTGCAAAGCTACTTGGCAATGTTCTAGCCCTTGCGTGCTTGTTGTGCACAGCCTTTTCCACAAGGTCAATATATGCTTCATCATTATTGCTTTGATATTCTATAGCTATTTGAGATATTCTACTCCTAGATCACTTTTTAACGCAGCAGACCAGTGTCAGTCCAGGCCAGTGGTGTGTTGACTTCTGATCAAGTAAACTAGTGACACCTTGTGTTTAAAAGAGTTATTACTTGACCAATAAACGTCTGGCAAACAGGACAAGAAGAGAAGTTTTCTATTGTTACTTATCATTTATTATGATAACGCAATATTTTTAACAATGATTAGAGGCTGACCAGTAATATAGAAATCACtgttaattattatataatactacaACATTGCCCAGCCGGATATGTTTGAGATCAGAGTTCGGATGTTTAGTCATGTTTTCCTATCTAATAATTAACCATTGTAATAGATAGATGTATGTAGGAAGTCAGAATGTAATAAGCTGTATAAGGAGAGTTATGTAACCAAAGACTAATTGTTCCTAATAAACAGCAACTCTGATGCAAAATTCATTCATTGGGTACAACAGATAAAGTAAGGGTCTTGCAGTGTAGggtttcacttcattttcatattttccctGTAGCAGAGCCGCGCAAGAAATTGGAGTCTAAGGAATTTGGACTGGAAGAGTTTGAGAATGCTGTCAAAGAAAtcctcagagagacagaggaaagcaACCTGGACGAACTGGTCAGAAACTACATACAAAGTAAGTCCACATTAAACATCACTGAGGCAATGGGAGTTCTGCATCTTATCACCAATAAAAATATGTTGTTCCATCAGTGGAGGAGCAGAACTACATTTTACTGAGCTTTGTCAACTATCTGCGTAATGAAGGAGAGAGCATTCGAAGGCAGATCTCTCAGgttggtgttttctgtgtgtgtgcatgtgtgtgttagagaactaaagaaggaaataaaatgtcCCTGTGGTTGCACGCTGTCCTCTGAAAGCTTTGCAACGAGAGGGAGATCTTTGTGgctgagaagcagcagcaacagaagcaGCATCAGGCTCTTCGAATGAGAGTTTCCACCAAGCAGGAGGCTACTGAACAGCAGCTGGCAGGTTATCAACAGCGTGTTGAGTTCATGGAAGAGCTCCTGGAACAGCTCAAAAAAGGTAGAGCATAGGGCACCCCTGCATAGCATTATCCTATATCCATCCTATATATATATGCCATGCATATGTCTTGTTCTGACACAGCACTAACTGAAAATCTATATTATCCTATTACACCATATAACACCTGAATGCAGCAGCATGCAGACTGACAATGTTAGAATAACTTTCACTTTCCCttttaaaggattaaaaaaTTTAGCATTACACCAACTGCATGTGGTGCACGTACAAAAGAAAAgctattatttattcatgtcatcAGCTACAGTGTACATGAATAGTCAAATATAGTCTGTAGCTTATTACATTATAGACAATTTCATCTAATAACATTGTAATATCAAATGtagaagttttttttaatatatccaACAACTACCTTTACTAGGTGTGAAATCATTGCTCCAGATCAGCTatggtagtgtgatggtctgcGACCAGAAGGGCTCCTCTGATGAAGTCCAGgatgaaaacatcacagagTACCTGAGAATGGTGGAGGACAGAGTCAGTGAGCTTCTCGCTCTGCAGTCATACCTTCACTTCCAGCAAAACCTTAGCCAGTGGGTATGTGGACATGAAACACTTTGTCAATGGAGAGTTGAGGTACTGTCACTGTAGCCATTAAAACCAGAAGCAGATGTACAGCAGTAGTTAGTATTTCTGGCCTCTGCATACCGAGAGCCTTCAGCTTGCTACTGCCTCTTGTTCTGCCCATCCTTTGACTCTCCTGTGCCTTTTTATATGTCGCTTACTCCACAGTGAAGATTTCTAGAATTTTTAAGTGGAAAATGTGTGCATAGAAACGTATAAAAATGACCGTTGCTGCCTCATAGTAATGTTCTTTCTTACCTCCAGGATGTTGACAGTGTCAGTACCATTGCTGGGCAGCTCCTAGGAATAAACGCCCCAGCTGTCAGCctaaccactgctgctgcaaccCCTGCACCTCAGTACgtgtgcttttaaaaaaaattcttgaCAAGTGTGCAGATCAGACAGGACTCACAAAGATTAACAATGAATAATGAGTCGCAGGGAGTTAACACAGCATTGTCATTAATCAGCCTTTTGTGTGCCTTTGGGTTTGATGTATACGTTAAAACAAACGCACATATGAATTTACGTTCTCTGTGATACCTCAGTGATGACTCGGACTCGGTGGAGTCAGTGCTGCTGGAGGCAAAGCAGCCGGTGAGAAGAGAGGATCTCCTGAGACTGATCAATAAGAGGGTTAGTATATCTGAGAAGAGTTCTTATTccttaaaaaatgaaacaatcaatCTTGTGTTCAGgctgaaatgacaaaaaggaGGTTATCTATTATTTATCTTCCAGattcagaagaaaaagaagaccGACTGACCCGATGTTTACGGTGCTGCTCCTTAGAGCCGCCATGAGCTACTGCATACTGAGCCACTGGAAACAAGTCTGTGCTTTGCTTTAAGATTTTCCAAAAGCTGCATTATACTGCAGGATTTCTGAGTGAATGTTTAGATGGACATAATATGTTGTGGAGTTTGGTCATATCAGTTATTCAACAGGCttacagtaaaacaaatgaacttggattgaaatgtgaaaactattggcaattttacatttattgtatATTCATGTACATTTGTTCACAGTCGGCGGTACTTTCTCAAATGTAATAAATGCATTTTAGTTAATTCATTCTGTCCACAGCTCAGTaatcatttttttacatttcaattctaaacatttcaaaaataacagatttacTTAtttgcacacgcacacacgcacacacacacacacacacacagactcacacacaaaatcacataGTATTAAAATCCCTGAGCAACATGTAATCAGTGTGATTACTTTACATGATTTGGCCCTCTGTTCACCAGTGAAGCTATGTCTTTAATCATCCAAATATCATTatagtgtttgatttttaaCATGAGATCACTTTCATGTCGTCTAGCTCTGGCTAATGTCAGCACAGTACACCACGCTGCCCTCCAGTCGTGAACGCTCCGCTTCAAACACTAGCAAATGGCTCAGCAGCGTCTCCTCAGGACCGGAGCGGATCAGGGATGGATTattgctctgcacacacacaaacaaacacacgtacacacacaagtCAAATCAACCATCACAGGCAGTGTttccagggttagggttagctcTACAGGAAactatacaaaaataaaacatgaagaggACTTATCAGCGCTCACCgccacagcagacacaaatGCATCTATAAGGTGGTAGTCTGCTCCGCCATGACCACTCATGCCAAAGTGCCCGGGGGCGTTACTGTGTGCCGTGTGCTTTGTGGATCTCTGGGTCAGAAAGTCAAACACGCGTATGCCATGGCCATCATATGACAGCTCCCCCTGTGAAGACAGTAAAGTATATTGGTACCATTTAGCCAATGCATCCATTTTAGACTGAGATTTAGAGCCAggcaacatacagtatatcacgTTATGCTTCTGTTTGGTCTTGATATAATAGCTTAAATTTGTGGGTTTGTTTTCTGGTATTAAAGGACAACAGTACAGGTAAATTGAGCTTAAATTAATGATGTACTAACTCCAAAACTGTGTCACATTGGATCGATAGGATATCAATATTAACGTATTCTGTGTCTGGGCCTGTATTTCATTATTGCCTCCTTGTATGACCTCTTTTGG
This sequence is a window from Pempheris klunzingeri isolate RE-2024b chromosome 11, fPemKlu1.hap1, whole genome shotgun sequence. Protein-coding genes within it:
- the LOC139209255 gene encoding outer dynein arm-docking complex subunit 1-like — translated: MSRRSSTGKSHFLVEYTETDLVKLQQQYRRAEGAKRAYTEKTQAIMHRDKREIQKLQDEREALLRSLRFSHSYSNCWTDASVVQDLTAMLACGDKIDEELEAEKGKVASLKEQGRKCFNNLMLRNGELREELKTLQVEKKQFLHVRSRLEKELHALRKDISNLMIKCTEAFNTSVKIQEKQRMLSDQDVKDVAQYIKERSNLERDIAHRSSFEAFLGIKAIARNNQDINHRRDKVRVLQCRVSLHFHIFPVAEPRKKLESKEFGLEEFENAVKEILRETEESNLDELVRNYIQMEEQNYILLSFVNYLRNEGESIRRQISQLCNEREIFVAEKQQQQKQHQALRMRVSTKQEATEQQLAGYQQRVEFMEELLEQLKKGVKSLLQISYGSVMVCDQKGSSDEVQDENITEYLRMVEDRVSELLALQSYLHFQQNLSQWDVDSVSTIAGQLLGINAPAVSLTTAAATPAPHDDSDSVESVLLEAKQPVRREDLLRLINKRIQKKKKTD